A single genomic interval of Patescibacteria group bacterium harbors:
- a CDS encoding NUDIX hydrolase, whose translation MKKLKVTTRHRGGANVHIDGYILGCILINGKAKVVQVQRPGDRKFRRHLTPGGYERRAREAANRELKPQNPHPAFDKTIPIRNESPQRVLQF comes from the coding sequence ATGAAAAAGTTAAAAGTGACGACACGTCATAGAGGTGGTGCCAATGTGCACATTGATGGATACATTTTGGGTTGTATTTTAATCAATGGAAAAGCAAAAGTTGTGCAGGTACAACGTCCCGGTGATCGAAAGTTCAGGAGACATTTAACACCTGGTGGTTATGAACGAAGAGCTCGTGAGGCTGCCAATCGTGAGCTCAAGCCTCAAAATCCACATCCTGCGTTTGATAAGACTATTCCAATTCGGAATGAGTCGCCGCAGAGAGTGTTACAGTTTTAA